The proteins below come from a single Alligator mississippiensis isolate rAllMis1 chromosome 2, rAllMis1, whole genome shotgun sequence genomic window:
- the LOC132248254 gene encoding zinc finger protein 671-like, producing the protein METPPGPAATARRPGAGTLPRAEQQPAEEGPVILELQRTCAGSLEERSSLTPEPGQVQKGQGRPPKQEESSELREVFEDVAVYFTRKEWELLDDEDKVLYQDQMLKNYQALISLGKALGLASPGDL; encoded by the exons ATGGAAACGCCGCCGGGGCCTGCGGCCACAGCCCGGCGCCCAG gtgctgggaccctgccgagagctgagcagcagcctgctgaggaggggccggtgatcctggagctgcagaggacgtgcgcagggagcctggaggagaggagctccctgacccctgagccaggccaagtgcagaaggggcagggcaggcctccaaagcaggaggagagctcggag ctccgggaggtgttcgaggacgtggctgtgtatttcacgcggaaggagtgggagctgctggacgatgaagacaaggtgctttaccaggaccagatgctgaagaattaccaagctctcatttccctgggtaaagctctgggtcTTGCTTCCCCCGGAGATTTGTGA